The genomic region CAGTCTTAATTCTGCCGTTCGCTGTTCTACTCTCAGCTCTAGTTCGTCGTATGCTTGTTTTAGTAAACTTTCTACCCGTTTGCGCTCTGTAATATCTCTGATAATAGCGAGTACTTCGCGATCGCCGCTCACGACGATCCTCGCTTCTTCCACGCGAATCTTATCGTTAACCTGTAGCTGATACTCAAAAAGCTGGGGTTTCCCTGTCTCTAAGGCAGCATGGACGTAATGCATCCTTTGTTCGGCAACTTCCGTTGGTAACACGTCGTACTCGTTTTTGCCGATCATTTGACTGCTAGTGGCAGAAAACTCGCTGTCTTTAGCTGGTATGTAGTCCAGATACGTTCCGTCTCTGCCGATCCGCAAGATCAAGTCTGGAATCGCCTTGAGCAAAGCTCGGTTTTTGGTTTCGCTTTCTCGCAGCGCTAGCTCGGTGTGCTTGCGCGCAGTAATATCGACGATGTAGCTCCTAACCAGATCGTTTTCTGGTAGGTAGTGGACGGATTGCTCGAAAATTTTGTCAAGAACTTCTATTTCGCGGACGAAAAACGTTTCGAGATCGTCTTGCACTCTTTCTACAATTCCAGCCATAATCGGATGCTGGAGTTTAACTTCCCGCAGATCGGGAAATTGAGCGACAGCTGCGGGGTTAATGTAAGTAATATCGCCCGTGAGATCGAACTCTAATATCGGATTTGATATGAATTCGGGAAAGGAAGCCAAGCGAACGAGTACTGATTCTTTAGAATTAGCAAACTCGATATTTTCAATAATTTGCGTGGGTGGGCTGTGATGGGAGCTAGAATTTAGCCCACCAGAGTCATATTCGCGATCGCTATTGCAGTAGTAAGTGGCACTTACATCTCCGGCAAATTCAATTTCATCGCCATGTTTGAGGTCGTGCGAGAAACAAGATTTTTTATTGATGCGAATGCCATTCGTGCTGGGCTTGCCTTGTAAATTACCGTCAATGATGCGAAAAAAATGGTTGGCAGTACCAGGAGTTGTCACGCGCAACAATATAGCGTGCTGGCGAGAGACAAGCTTAAACTGCAACACAATCGAGTTAGAAGAGTCGCGCCCCAGAGTGCAGGTAGCAGCCTCCAAAACGACTACGCGCTTGCCTGCGTTATCTTCGATCTCCAGCCAATGCTGAGTTTGCTGTGGTTCTTTCTCTGGCACTGTTTTAAGGCAGCATATCTATAAATTGTTATTCATAGTCTGCCCATTTTTAGCGAGAAAAATGCAAATTCAGGGAGGGGAAGAGATAAGGGGTAGGGGATAGGAAGGACAAGCGCCGATTTCTGGTGGCGGTTGTGAGACTTGGGGCTAAACCCGCCCCTATAACTGCTGTACGGGCGGGTTTTGAACGCCGATTTCTGGTGGCGGTTGTGAGACTTGGGGCTAAACCCGCCCCTACGATTCCTGATAACTGTTATCGTTTCGTAGGAGGTTCTTCACCCTCTACATACATTGGTGGTTCGATCGCGAAGTTATCAAGCCTTCCAGACTCATCAACAACATAACCATCTGTGGTAGTAAAGCCCTCGCCCTCTTCCTCTTCCTGTTGCTTAAAGGCTTCGAGTTGTTGTTTGCTCTGTTCGGTTGGAGTATTAGCTGGAATTTTAGCATCAGGTGGATTAACCGCTGTAGTTTGAGCGGTTTGTACGCCAACATGTTCGTTTCCTGGCGCACCTCTACCGGGTTCGGCTGCTCTGGGATCTTCTTGCTGTGTTGGACTTACAGCAGTTTCAGATTCTCGCGAGTCTTCTCTCGGTGGTCTAGCTGGATCGTTAATCATATTTTTTACCCTCCAAATTTTTCGTTGCGATCGCAGTTTGGCTCTAATTGCTGGCACTGCAATTATTTTTGAGTTCTTATGACGATATCTAAATTCATCTTTGCCTTGTCTCTTTCGCGAGAATTAAAATTGCTACGGTGCCAGGTAGAGATTGTGTATTCGAGACGTGACATGTCACGTCTCGACAGTTAAGGCAGAATTTTCTCTAGCCACTCGGTAAAACTGGGAATCGTCCAGTGGCGAAAATCGCCTTCGACTTTGTCATAGCCCGTAATCGGGGCAAAGACGTTGTTAGGTGCATCTTCTGATTTAACTTCCTTAGTACGTTGTCCTTGAAAACCTACCAGTACTAGAAGAGTATCTACGAGAGATGGTGATAGCCGTTGCAGCAGATCTAAGACTCTACCTACATCTCCTACAATGTAGTCCCGGGTAGGATGTTCGGCAGCATAGAGGATGGCATCGGCAACCAGGCTCGGCTGGTAGTAAGGAGGTATACCCGTGGGTTTTACTCCCAGTTTGGTTTTGACTTTGTTGTAGTAGGGAGTATTGATCACAGCAGGTAGGATACTGGTGACGCTGATAGGGATGTTTTCGTGTTGTAATTCGACGCGCAAAGATTCGAGAAAGCCTTCTAAGCCGTGCTTAGCTGACGAATAGGGACTTTGCAAAGGGAGCGATCGCCTGCCTTCCACTGAGGAAATGTGAATCAGCGCCCCTCGTCCTTCTTGCTTCAAATATGGTAAAGCTGCCATTGCGCCATAAACTTGTCCCATCAACACAACGTCAATGACACGTTTAAATTCTTCTGGCGTAATTTGTTCAAATGGTGCAAGAATACCAGTAGCAGCCGCATGAACCCAGGTATCGAGTCTACCGTAGGTTGCTACTGCTTTCTCTGCGATCGCTTTGACTTGTTGAAAGTCGCTAACATCCGCCAAAATGTAAGTCGCCTCTCCTTTTGCCGCTTTGATTTCTTCCACTAGGGAGATCAACCCTGGTTCGCTACGGGCTGCTACGATAACTTTTGCGCCTTTTGCAGCAAACTTTAACGCTGTTTCTCTTCCAATTCCACTAGATGCACCAACAATTGCCACAACTTGTTGCGCGATCGGCTTAAGTTTTGTCACTGTGTCTCCTTGAGATGACTCGTTTTTCCTCTCACATCCATCGAAGCTAGGAAAAATGCCGAGTTTAAATTGATAATTGTGAACTTTTATTAACCAAGGTAATTAATTTTAAGAAGTGGGACATCAGCCGAAAGATTGGTTGCGATCGCGTTAGTTTTCAGGCTATTGAGAATGAATTAATTTTCTGACATCATTCTTAGGGAGTAAAAATCATATTTTCATACTTAATAAATGTATTCAAAGAACGAGTTCTCACTTTTAATTTAACTTTCCGAGCGAAAGAGAACTCTGTCATTTCTGTATAAAATAATTTTGCTTTATTTAACGTTTTGTAGTTCACTAGTTTCGAGCGGCACGTAATGTTGTATTTGCGCTAATGATATCAGTTATGGATTTCCTCAACCGTGAGAAGTTAAAAGAAAATATGAAGGTGTAACCCTAGTTTCCCCAGGAGATATTGCTGTCATTACTGCCGTCAATAACAACGGTTACTTTATTGTTTCCAACGACAATGAATACACAAATGTTTTCCGACCAGATGCTTTAGCAGCTAACAACGAAGCGACTGAAGTTACTCACAGATTCAAATACACCAAATCTTTTAAACGATCGCGGCATTGCTACAATTACTCTGACACAGAAAAACTACAAATTGTGGAAGCAGAGTATAGAGTTCCTTCTACCGACGATCCGGCTAAAGATGAAATTGCTTACGCTGCCTCGCTAGCAATTCAGAAGAAATAGAGTGGTGGAAAATGCCCACCCTATGCTTGTAGTTTATTTCTAAACTCTGGTGCGATCGCAAGTAATTTATACAAACACAATATTGCACATTTCTATAGGATAAAATAGTAAATAGAGGCTTGTTAGTTCTTAGTTCTTAGTAACGTCTCTACACTGATAACTGATAACTGTTCTATGCAAGCAATGATACTAGAGGCACAGGGTCAACCGCTACGAGCAGTGGAGTTACCAATTCCGCAGCCTAATTCTCAACAAGTACTGATTCGAGTTCGGGCTTGCGGTGTCTGTCGCACTGACTTGCATATCGTTGATGGAGAATTAACCCAACCCAAACTTCCCCTCGTACTGGGACATCAGATTGTTGGTACTGTCGCTGCTGTAGGGAAACAGGTGCAACAATTTCAAATAGGTCATCGCGTCGGCGTTCCGTGGCTAGGGCATACTTGCAATTGCTGTCGTTATTGCCTGAGTGGACGCGAAAACTTATGCGACTATGCCCAGTTTACGGGATATCAAATTGATGGCGGTTATGCTGAATATGCTGTAGCCGATGCCCAATTCTGCTTTCCCATTCCTGAAAGCTATCCCGACTTGCAAGCTGCACCGATGTTGTGTGCGGGACTCATCGGTTATCGCTCCTATAGAATGGCAGAGGACGCAGACAAAATTGGTTTTTATGGTTTTGGTGCAGCCGCCCATATTTTGATTCAACTCGCTCGCTACCAGGGGCGAGAAGTGTATGCTTTTACTCGTGCGGGAGACGTGGAAGGGCAGAAATTTGCTTTAGAATTAGGTGCAGTCTGGGCTGGTAGTTCGGAAGATTTACCACCAGTCCCTTTGGATGCAGCAATTATTTTTGCCCCGATTGGTTCTTTGGTTCCGACTGCTTTGCGTGCGGTGGTTAAAGGTGGGGTGGTTGTCTGTGCTGGAATTCACATGAGTAATATTCCTTCCTTTCCTTACGAAATTTTATGGGAAGAAAGGGTATTGCGATCCGTTGCTAATTTGACGCGCCGTGATGGGGAAGAATTTCTGGCTTTAGCTCCTCAAGTTCCGATTCGTACTGAAGTCCAGCCTTTTCCCTTAGTGCAAGCAAATGAAGCCTTAGATGCGCTGCGTAGCGGCAAAATTAACGGAGCTGCCGTAATTGTAGTGGAATAACAGTTTTGACGGCAAACACACCCAACCGATTACGGTTCACCCTATAACCACCAAGCCTTGAGTTCACTACATTAGACACAGTGAAAGCATACAGCAGCTATGTTAGGGGTTGAACAGTGGCAAACGGCATCACAAGCTACAAGCGCAAGCGACAAGCTCAAACAGATACCAACCGTCCTTACACTTGTTCGGCAAACCACCCTTCATCAAGTAGCTACCCACAATCAGTATATAGATCAGTACAAAAAGACAAAAACATTGTATTGAAGCTGGAGCGCTGCTAGTTCAACTTTTAGCTGTAGTGTATTCAATCGTTTTTAGTAGTTAGTGTTAGGGAGCCAGAACCTCCGATGGCAAAAGTAGTTGGAATTGACTTAGGTACGACAAACTCTTGCGTGGCAGTGATGGAAGGTGGTAAGCCTACTGTAATTGCCAACGCTGAGGGATTTCGCACAACGCCTTCTGTAGTAGCTTATGCCAAGAATGGCGATCGCTTGGTGGGTCAAATCGCCAAGCGTCAAGCGGTGATGAACCCAGAGAATACTTTTTACTCTGTCAAGCGTTTCATCGGACGCAAACACGAGGAAGTAACTCACGAAACCACTGAAGTGTCCTACAAAGTCTTGCGGGATAGCAGTGGTAATGTCAAACTCGATTGTCCTGCGGCTGGCAAGCAGTTTGCTCCAGAAGAAATTTCCGCTCAAGTCCTGCGCAAGCTGGTAGAAGATGCTAGCAAGTATCTTGGCGAAACGGTGACTCAAGCAGTCATCACCGTACCTGCTTACTTCAACGACTCTCAGCGTCAAGCCACCAAAGACGCAGGTAAAATCGCTGGGATCGAAGTACTGCGGATTATCAACGAGCCTACCGCTGCTTCGCTTGCCTACGGATTTGACAAAAAGAGCAACGAAACTATCCTCGTATTTGACTTAGGTGGCGGTACGTTTGACGTATCGATTCTAGAAGTAGGCGATGGCGTATTTGAAGTACTAGCCACTTCTGGAGACACGCACTTGGGTGGTGATGACTTCGACAAGAAAATCGTTGACTACCTAGCTGAAGAATTTAGAAGATCTGAAGGCATCGACCTGCGTAAAGACAGACAAGCACTGCAACGCTTAACCGAAGCCGCAGAAAAAGCCAAGATCGAGCTATCTAGCGTCACTCAAGCAGAAATCAACCTACCATTTATCACCGCAACCCAGGATGGTCCAAAACACCTGGATATGACGCTCACCCGTGCTAAGTTTGAAGAACTCTGTTCTGACCTGATCGACCGCTGTCGCGTTCCTGTAGAAAATGCGATGCGCGATGCCAAGCTAGATAAGAGTGCGATCAATGAAGTTGTCTTAGTTGGTGGTTCTACCCGTATTCCTGCCGTACAAGAAGTTGTCAAGCGGGTGTTGGGTAGAGATCCTAACCAAAGCGTCAACCCTGATGAAGTGGTAGCAGTTGGTGCAGCGATCCAAGCTGGCGTACTAGCTGGTGACGTTACAGGCATTCTGTTGCTAGACGTATCGCCGCTGTCTCTAGGTGTAGAAACCCTTGGCGGTGTAATGACAAGGATTATTCCTCGCAACACCACAATTCCTACCAAGAAATCAGAAGTCTTCTCCACCGCTGTAGACGGTCAAACGAATGTAGAAATTCACGTTCTACAAGGCGAACGGGAGATGTCCAGCGATAACAAGAGCTTGGGAACCTTCCGCTTAGATGGCATTCCTCCCGCACCCCGTGGCGTACCCCAAATCGAAGTTACTTTCGATATCGACGCTAACGGTATCCTCAACGTGACTGCAAAGGATAAAGGTAGCGGTAAGGAGCAATCAATCAGCATTACTGGCGCTTCTACTCTCGATAAGAATGAAGTCGAGCGCATGGTGACGGAAGCTGAAAGAAATGCTTCGACAGATAAAGACCGCCGCGAGAAAGTCGATCGCAAGAACCAAGCTGACTCTCTGTCATACCAAGCCGAGAAGCAGTTGAAAGACTTGGGTGATAAAGTTCCAGCGAGCGATCGCACCAAGGTTGAAGGTTTAATTAAAGACCTGCGGGAAGCCGTCAGCAAAGAAGATGACGAAGCGATCCAACGGGTAATGCCAGAACTACAACAAACACTCTACGCGATCGGTACTAACCTCTATCAACAAGCTGGTGGTGCTGCGCCTGGTGGAGCAGATCCTGGTGCTGGCGATGGTGGTTCTACCTCCGCACCTGGTGGCGACGACGTAATCGACGCTGACTTCACCGAAAGCAAGTAAGTCAAGTCAAAAGTCGTAGGGGCGGGTTTTGACCAAAAATCTCAAGTTTTGACTGTTAATATATTTGCTAAACCCGCCCGTACAAAAGTCGAAAGTCTGAATAATCAATCATCCCCATACCAGTATTCCTCTGGATGGGGATTTTTTATATGTTGGTAAATGGTAATTGGTAATAGCCAACCAACAACCAACAACAAATACCATGTCATACCCTCAAGCACCTTGGACGCTTCAAGGCTACGCCTATCAAACTCTGCAACTTCTGGAGTGCGATCGCGTGCGTCCCCTAATTCCTTCAGAATTAAATCTTGTTTCTGTCTTTCCTGGAAAAACCGTTGGCGGTGTCTATTTATCTCACTATGGTGCTGGTTCCGTGCTGGAATACAGCGAGTTAATTGTCGTTGCTGGTGTGGTTAGCTACGCTGGAAAAATTGGCGGCTGGGTTTCCCACATTTATGTAGATAATCCTGATTCTGTAGCGGGTGGTCGCGAAATTTGGGGACTACCGAAGGAAATGGCTGAATTTACCTGGACAGATCGAAGCGTAACTGTTAGGCAAGGCGATCGCATTCTTTGCTGTCTGAAGTACCATCAGCAGAACTTTGGTCTGCCAATACCCTTGGGTGCATCTAGCTTTAGTAGTCTAAACTCTAATCTACTCCTGTTTCCCGCTCAATTAAAGGCTCGTTTAGGATTAGTGAGTTCCCAATTAGAAATTCCCCCAGAAAGTCCTTTTGGGGGATTAAATCTCGGTCAACCTTGGTTGACAGTTCATGCTGACCAAATGGAATTGACAGTTGGTCAGCCTTCTATTGTGGGGCAAAGAGATTTAGAAGTTAACGTAGTGTGACGAGAGATAACATGTAAAGACGCGAGATTTTGCGTCTTTACATAGAGTATTAATAATCGTATCGGCTGAAACTCCTCCTGTCTACTGCTTCATTTTTCTTGAGCAGTATTCTTTTATCGGTTCGGGAATAAATCGGAATTATCTTTGTAAAATTTTTTGTTTTTGCTTGCTCTTGTTTTGTTGCCAAAAGTGTTTCAACTTTTAGCAAAACTTCATCTACATCTATTGGCTTGCGAATGAAGCCGTCAATTTTGACCTTTCTTGGGTCTAATTGGGGCAAAGTGTCATAAGCCGTAACTAGCACGATCGAGACTGAAGGTTGATTTTGCGAGATCCACTGCGCGACTTCATATCCATCGATGTTTGGCATCATTACATCTAATAAAACCAAATCTGGTGGATTTGCTTCGATTTTTGCAATTGCTTTATATCCGCAATCTGTAGTGTCAACCTCATACCCCTCTGCTTCTAATATCGTTGCCAAAAGCAAACAGTTGTCGAGCAAGTCATCGACAATAAGAACTTGCTTTTTTCTAGAATCAAGCTGGCAGAATAGGTCTTTCATAATTTTAATGATGTGCAATTGATGCTTTCACTGCACTGTCTTCCCTATTTTGCCCGCTCGGGTAAACCGATCGCCTCCCGCTAGGGAAATACTCTAGATTGCTAGCAAGAATTTTTTATAAAAAAAAAATATAAAAACACATAGACGCGATCGCTCTACAACTCAAATCTTATACGACAGATAGCTAGGCTAGAGACAGAAGGTTGAAGGTTTTAGCGATGAGAAAAATTGCGATCGGGGTTATGGGAGCTGGAGAAAATGCCACAGTCATAGACTGTACCACTGCCTATGAATTAGGTAAAGCGATCGCCCAACAAGGATGGGTATTGCTTACTGGTGGTAGAAGTGTAGGCGTGATGGACGCGGCTAGTCGGGGAGCAAAAACTGCAAATGGCTTAACAGTTGGAATCTTGCCTGGTAGCGATCGCCATGATGCTTCTGAGGCAGTAGATATTGCGATCGCAACGGGGATGGGAAACGCTCGTAATAATATTAACGTTCTTTCTAGTGATGTTATTATCACCTGCGGTACGGGTGCAGGTACAATATCAGAAATTGCTTTAGCTTTGAAAGCAAAGAAGCCAGTTATTTTGCTCAATTCTGAAATAGAAAGTCAAAATTTCTGGCAAAAATTATCAGTAAATAATATTTATTTTGTTAGTAGTGTTGCAGCAGCGATCGCTACTGTCAAGACCCTAATTTTATAGAAAAGGTCAGTTCAAGTGTCGGGTGGGCAAAGCCCACCTTACTGTTTCAATTTGCAGCCACAGCCTCAGAATAGGACACTTCTTGAAACTGAATCGTATCTTGACGTGGATCGACGTAGGCAACTTTAATTAAAATTTGTTCGCCCAAGCTGACCCCACGTTTAAATGTCATCGGTAGCTGAAGCCCTAAATCTTCAATCAAGATCAGCGCCAAGCGCGAATCTTCCCGCAGCCACATTAAAACTATTGC from Chroococcidiopsis sp. SAG 2025 harbors:
- a CDS encoding PAS domain-containing protein; translated protein: MPEKEPQQTQHWLEIEDNAGKRVVVLEAATCTLGRDSSNSIVLQFKLVSRQHAILLRVTTPGTANHFFRIIDGNLQGKPSTNGIRINKKSCFSHDLKHGDEIEFAGDVSATYYCNSDREYDSGGLNSSSHHSPPTQIIENIEFANSKESVLVRLASFPEFISNPILEFDLTGDITYINPAAVAQFPDLREVKLQHPIMAGIVERVQDDLETFFVREIEVLDKIFEQSVHYLPENDLVRSYIVDITARKHTELALRESETKNRALLKAIPDLILRIGRDGTYLDYIPAKDSEFSATSSQMIGKNEYDVLPTEVAEQRMHYVHAALETGKPQLFEYQLQVNDKIRVEEARIVVSGDREVLAIIRDITERKRVESLLKQAYDELELRVEQRTAELRLANEQLRREITERQRIEEALRSSVATNRALLNAIPDSMFRLSQDGTLLNYKAAKDDWLIASHTEPVGKKLSDLCITVVDKLN
- a CDS encoding SDR family oxidoreductase; this translates as MTKLKPIAQQVVAIVGASSGIGRETALKFAAKGAKVIVAARSEPGLISLVEEIKAAKGEATYILADVSDFQQVKAIAEKAVATYGRLDTWVHAAATGILAPFEQITPEEFKRVIDVVLMGQVYGAMAALPYLKQEGRGALIHISSVEGRRSLPLQSPYSSAKHGLEGFLESLRVELQHENIPISVTSILPAVINTPYYNKVKTKLGVKPTGIPPYYQPSLVADAILYAAEHPTRDYIVGDVGRVLDLLQRLSPSLVDTLLVLVGFQGQRTKEVKSEDAPNNVFAPITGYDKVEGDFRHWTIPSFTEWLEKILP
- a CDS encoding zinc-dependent alcohol dehydrogenase family protein; the protein is MQAMILEAQGQPLRAVELPIPQPNSQQVLIRVRACGVCRTDLHIVDGELTQPKLPLVLGHQIVGTVAAVGKQVQQFQIGHRVGVPWLGHTCNCCRYCLSGRENLCDYAQFTGYQIDGGYAEYAVADAQFCFPIPESYPDLQAAPMLCAGLIGYRSYRMAEDADKIGFYGFGAAAHILIQLARYQGREVYAFTRAGDVEGQKFALELGAVWAGSSEDLPPVPLDAAIIFAPIGSLVPTALRAVVKGGVVVCAGIHMSNIPSFPYEILWEERVLRSVANLTRRDGEEFLALAPQVPIRTEVQPFPLVQANEALDALRSGKINGAAVIVVE
- the dnaK gene encoding molecular chaperone DnaK, giving the protein MAKVVGIDLGTTNSCVAVMEGGKPTVIANAEGFRTTPSVVAYAKNGDRLVGQIAKRQAVMNPENTFYSVKRFIGRKHEEVTHETTEVSYKVLRDSSGNVKLDCPAAGKQFAPEEISAQVLRKLVEDASKYLGETVTQAVITVPAYFNDSQRQATKDAGKIAGIEVLRIINEPTAASLAYGFDKKSNETILVFDLGGGTFDVSILEVGDGVFEVLATSGDTHLGGDDFDKKIVDYLAEEFRRSEGIDLRKDRQALQRLTEAAEKAKIELSSVTQAEINLPFITATQDGPKHLDMTLTRAKFEELCSDLIDRCRVPVENAMRDAKLDKSAINEVVLVGGSTRIPAVQEVVKRVLGRDPNQSVNPDEVVAVGAAIQAGVLAGDVTGILLLDVSPLSLGVETLGGVMTRIIPRNTTIPTKKSEVFSTAVDGQTNVEIHVLQGEREMSSDNKSLGTFRLDGIPPAPRGVPQIEVTFDIDANGILNVTAKDKGSGKEQSISITGASTLDKNEVERMVTEAERNASTDKDRREKVDRKNQADSLSYQAEKQLKDLGDKVPASDRTKVEGLIKDLREAVSKEDDEAIQRVMPELQQTLYAIGTNLYQQAGGAAPGGADPGAGDGGSTSAPGGDDVIDADFTESK
- a CDS encoding acetoacetate decarboxylase family protein codes for the protein MSYPQAPWTLQGYAYQTLQLLECDRVRPLIPSELNLVSVFPGKTVGGVYLSHYGAGSVLEYSELIVVAGVVSYAGKIGGWVSHIYVDNPDSVAGGREIWGLPKEMAEFTWTDRSVTVRQGDRILCCLKYHQQNFGLPIPLGASSFSSLNSNLLLFPAQLKARLGLVSSQLEIPPESPFGGLNLGQPWLTVHADQMELTVGQPSIVGQRDLEVNVV
- a CDS encoding response regulator — translated: MKDLFCQLDSRKKQVLIVDDLLDNCLLLATILEAEGYEVDTTDCGYKAIAKIEANPPDLVLLDVMMPNIDGYEVAQWISQNQPSVSIVLVTAYDTLPQLDPRKVKIDGFIRKPIDVDEVLLKVETLLATKQEQAKTKNFTKIIPIYSRTDKRILLKKNEAVDRRSFSRYDY
- a CDS encoding TIGR00725 family protein, producing MRKIAIGVMGAGENATVIDCTTAYELGKAIAQQGWVLLTGGRSVGVMDAASRGAKTANGLTVGILPGSDRHDASEAVDIAIATGMGNARNNINVLSSDVIITCGTGAGTISEIALALKAKKPVILLNSEIESQNFWQKLSVNNIYFVSSVAAAIATVKTLIL